A single window of Granulicella mallensis MP5ACTX8 DNA harbors:
- a CDS encoding thiamine phosphate synthase → MNTLCEVLRYAITDGSRFEDAVTRHDELIADARRWASQEIDFVQLREKTIEAGELLALAEAMVAIFREEGGHTKLLINSRVDVAIAARADGVHLTGQHEGLTPSQVRQIYARAAIVSMSCHSLVEVEQACALGASLILFGPVFEKRVGKVVVTEGRGIDSLRQACAVARNIPVLALGGVTPENAGACVEAGAAGIAGIRLFG, encoded by the coding sequence GTGAATACACTGTGCGAAGTGCTCCGCTACGCCATTACCGACGGTTCGCGTTTCGAAGATGCCGTGACCCGGCATGACGAGTTGATCGCCGATGCACGGCGATGGGCCAGCCAAGAGATTGATTTCGTGCAACTTCGCGAGAAGACGATCGAAGCCGGAGAACTTCTGGCGTTGGCGGAGGCGATGGTGGCGATCTTCCGCGAAGAGGGCGGTCACACAAAACTGCTGATCAACAGCCGCGTGGATGTGGCCATCGCCGCAAGGGCTGACGGCGTTCATCTGACGGGACAGCACGAGGGCCTGACACCCTCACAGGTGCGACAGATTTATGCGCGCGCGGCGATCGTCAGTATGTCGTGCCACAGCCTTGTTGAGGTCGAGCAGGCTTGTGCCCTGGGTGCCAGCCTGATCCTGTTCGGACCGGTGTTCGAGAAGCGTGTCGGTAAGGTTGTCGTGACGGAAGGCCGTGGAATCGATAGTTTGCGGCAGGCGTGTGCAGTGGCCAGGAACATCCCAGTGCTTGCGCTGGGGGGAGTGACCCCTGAGAATGCCGGGGCTTGTGTTGAGGCTGGAGCGGCG
- the mutM gene encoding bifunctional DNA-formamidopyrimidine glycosylase/DNA-(apurinic or apyrimidinic site) lyase — protein MPELPEVETVANGVDARVRGQRIVSVWTSGKPQTFKSPETEIVETLTGTKIEKVRRVGKTIVMDLVRGGAAGKQIPSGNDNKKSKDKDKDAGTKDTAQFLVHLGMTGRLLVSQAEVPLPPHTHAVLALADGREVRFVDPRRFGRLSVVTTEEGYTGPGVEPTTVSEEEFAGLFKGRKLAIKAALLNQSILHGVGNIYADESLFRAGIRPRKQAGKLTRAELGRLHEALQQVLAHAIKLGGSSVSDYVDADGVRGFFQLEHKVYSRAGEDCKDCGAGLKKIVVGGRTTVYCPTCQR, from the coding sequence ATGCCGGAGTTACCTGAGGTCGAAACCGTTGCCAATGGGGTCGATGCCCGCGTCCGTGGACAGCGAATCGTAAGTGTGTGGACGAGTGGGAAGCCCCAGACGTTCAAGTCGCCAGAGACGGAGATCGTCGAGACGCTGACTGGAACAAAGATTGAGAAAGTACGGCGGGTCGGCAAGACGATTGTGATGGACCTGGTGCGTGGTGGCGCTGCCGGAAAGCAGATTCCCTCCGGGAATGACAACAAGAAAAGCAAGGACAAAGACAAAGACGCGGGCACGAAGGATACGGCGCAGTTTCTAGTTCATCTTGGGATGACCGGACGGCTGCTGGTGTCGCAGGCGGAGGTTCCGCTGCCGCCGCATACCCATGCAGTGCTTGCGCTCGCCGATGGCCGCGAGGTGCGGTTTGTCGATCCGCGGCGGTTCGGGCGGCTCTCGGTGGTGACTACAGAAGAGGGTTACACCGGGCCGGGTGTCGAACCTACGACCGTTAGCGAAGAGGAGTTTGCCGGGCTGTTCAAGGGGCGCAAGCTGGCGATCAAAGCCGCGCTCCTGAACCAGTCGATCCTGCATGGGGTGGGGAATATCTATGCGGATGAGAGCCTGTTTCGCGCAGGCATCCGGCCACGGAAACAGGCCGGCAAGCTGACGCGGGCAGAGCTCGGACGTCTGCATGAGGCTTTGCAGCAGGTACTGGCGCATGCCATCAAGCTGGGCGGATCGTCGGTGTCGGATTACGTAGACGCGGATGGGGTGCGCGGGTTCTTTCAGCTCGAGCACAAGGTCTACAGCCGTGCGGGCGAGGATTGCAAAGATTGCGGGGCGGGGCTTAAGAAGATTGTCGTCGGTGGGCGAACAACGGTGTATTGCCCGACGTGCCAGCGGTAA
- a CDS encoding DUF1572 family protein, whose translation MPNNAVAENFLAFAVKRLRLSVQDIDRCLDRLTPAQIWQRGGDYENSIANLLLHLEGNTRQWILHGIDGQPDVRQRDDEFALQPTAAVREVRARFSATLEEACTVIAALSGGSPERLLTVIDPQPNSMWRNPTILEAISLVAGHIQLHTGQIILLTKQLVADDLDLSMPRKR comes from the coding sequence ATGCCAAACAACGCTGTAGCCGAAAACTTTCTCGCCTTTGCGGTCAAGCGTCTGCGCCTTTCGGTACAGGATATCGATCGCTGTCTCGACAGGCTGACTCCAGCGCAGATTTGGCAGCGTGGCGGGGACTACGAAAACTCCATCGCCAACCTGTTGCTGCATCTCGAAGGCAATACGCGTCAGTGGATCCTGCACGGAATCGACGGCCAGCCCGATGTGCGGCAGCGGGACGACGAGTTCGCCCTGCAGCCCACCGCTGCGGTCCGAGAGGTCCGTGCCCGATTCTCGGCGACGCTCGAAGAGGCCTGCACGGTCATCGCTGCGCTCTCCGGTGGCTCTCCAGAGCGGCTGCTTACGGTCATCGATCCGCAACCCAACAGCATGTGGCGTAATCCGACCATCCTGGAGGCGATCTCTCTGGTCGCCGGGCATATTCAGCTGCATACCGGCCAGATCATCCTGCTGACTAAGCAGCTTGTGGCCGATGACCTCGATCTCTCCATGCCGCGCAAACGGTAG
- a CDS encoding ROK family protein — MAKSQDDSLQTVGVILSERVYAGLIVGHKLTGELMSYPAGDASAVSADSEDEGTLIELPTESIVKAICRVVSEVAKGNEKSISAVGIALPGLIRNGVVEEAPNLPQLKGARIQELVSTGLAAYGISASVSVLNDADAMAAGLASQHDKLDHFIRVWTLGTGIGYGRYPFAEGVWEGGHSVVTLDEKENYCGCGGRGHMEGIMGHRSMRLRFLDMEPEEVFEAANRRVNPDPRCVEFKHLWHKALAAATASSIHMAGSGKFFITGYNVRFLDLKMLKDYLHQMVKMSPIQGYSIEVVDDEQLSRVIGAAVAAEQAHGR; from the coding sequence ATGGCGAAATCCCAGGATGATTCATTGCAGACCGTAGGCGTCATCCTTTCCGAACGCGTTTATGCAGGTCTGATCGTGGGCCACAAGCTTACCGGTGAGCTGATGAGCTATCCGGCGGGCGATGCTTCAGCTGTCTCCGCCGATTCTGAGGATGAGGGCACCCTGATAGAGTTGCCCACGGAGTCCATCGTCAAGGCGATCTGCCGTGTGGTCTCCGAGGTGGCGAAGGGGAACGAGAAGTCGATCTCGGCGGTCGGAATCGCCCTGCCCGGACTGATTCGCAACGGCGTCGTCGAAGAGGCTCCCAATCTTCCGCAGCTCAAGGGCGCGCGTATTCAGGAGCTGGTTTCGACCGGGCTGGCTGCGTACGGTATCTCGGCATCGGTCTCTGTTCTGAACGACGCGGACGCCATGGCTGCGGGCCTGGCCTCGCAGCATGACAAGCTCGACCACTTTATCCGCGTCTGGACGCTGGGCACAGGCATCGGCTACGGCCGCTACCCGTTTGCCGAGGGCGTCTGGGAGGGCGGGCACTCGGTGGTGACGCTCGACGAGAAGGAAAATTACTGCGGCTGCGGGGGCCGTGGGCACATGGAAGGCATCATGGGCCACCGGTCGATGCGGCTCAGGTTCCTGGACATGGAACCTGAAGAGGTCTTCGAGGCCGCCAATCGCCGCGTAAATCCCGACCCACGCTGCGTTGAGTTCAAGCACCTGTGGCACAAGGCCCTGGCCGCGGCGACCGCCAGTTCGATCCATATGGCTGGCTCGGGCAAGTTCTTCATCACGGGCTATAACGTGCGGTTCCTGGACCTGAAGATGTTGAAAGACTATTTGCACCAGATGGTGAAGATGAGCCCGATCCAGGGGTATTCCATCGAGGTTGTCGATGACGAGCAGCTTAGCCGGGTGATTGGTGCGGCGGTGGCGGCGGAGCAGGCTCACGGGCGGTAG
- a CDS encoding HigA family addiction module antitoxin — protein MLLTKKKPVSAGTLLVEEFLEPLGLTQTELVELSGLPRRQVNELCRDCRAITADTALILAKVFGNAPDFWLNTQLRADLWAVMNTPQQG, from the coding sequence ATGCTACTGACAAAGAAAAAGCCGGTATCTGCAGGGACCTTGCTTGTCGAGGAGTTTCTTGAGCCTCTGGGCCTCACCCAGACCGAACTGGTTGAGCTCTCTGGTCTGCCGCGCAGGCAGGTGAATGAACTCTGCCGCGATTGCCGAGCCATTACCGCCGATACAGCACTCATTCTGGCGAAGGTTTTTGGCAATGCTCCGGATTTCTGGTTGAATACACAGCTGCGTGCAGACCTGTGGGCGGTCATGAACACACCTCAACAAGGTTGA
- the sthA gene encoding Si-specific NAD(P)(+) transhydrogenase yields MGTVYDLIVIGSGPAGQRAAIYGAKLGKRIALVEMREVVGGACINTGTIPSKTMREAVLHLSGYNYKSIYGMNYRVKERITMADLAFRVQHVIKTEIDVTEAQLSRNNIEMLVGVASFEDATHVKVTNTKGSTIYEAKNILIATGTKPATSAKVPINGTTIINSDLVLNLTTLPKTMIIVGGGVIGVEYCCMFAALGVRVTLIERRPRLLEFADQEIIEALSYHLRDARVTMRLNEEVESVEEMADGTVVANLESKKKVQADALLYAVGRQGNVDELNLAMVGVDSDSRGRIPVDKDFRTKQPTVFAVGDVIGFPSLASVSMEQGRIAAARAFGDESIVSNPSFYPYGIYTIPEISFIGKTEEQLTEEDVPYEVGVAYYREIARGQIRGDTTGRLKIIFHRESHALLGVHIIGEGASELLHIGQAVMALGGKLDYFVETVFNYPTLAECYKVAAFNGLNRVANV; encoded by the coding sequence ATGGGCACTGTTTACGACCTCATCGTCATCGGCTCCGGCCCTGCAGGGCAGCGTGCCGCCATTTACGGCGCCAAATTGGGCAAAAGGATCGCCCTCGTCGAGATGCGCGAGGTGGTCGGCGGCGCTTGCATCAACACCGGCACCATTCCCTCGAAGACGATGCGCGAGGCGGTTCTTCATCTCTCCGGGTACAACTACAAGTCGATCTACGGCATGAACTACCGGGTGAAGGAGCGCATCACGATGGCCGATCTGGCCTTCCGGGTGCAGCACGTCATCAAGACCGAGATCGATGTGACCGAAGCGCAGCTCTCGCGCAACAACATCGAGATGCTGGTCGGCGTCGCCAGCTTTGAAGACGCCACGCACGTCAAGGTCACCAATACCAAGGGCTCGACGATCTACGAGGCGAAGAACATCCTGATCGCCACCGGGACCAAGCCCGCCACCTCCGCGAAGGTCCCCATCAACGGGACGACCATCATCAACTCCGACCTGGTGCTCAACCTTACGACCCTACCCAAGACGATGATTATCGTTGGCGGCGGCGTGATCGGCGTCGAGTACTGTTGCATGTTTGCCGCACTCGGCGTTCGGGTCACGCTGATTGAGCGCCGCCCCCGGCTACTGGAGTTTGCCGACCAGGAGATCATCGAAGCCCTCAGCTACCACCTTCGCGATGCCCGCGTGACCATGCGGCTCAACGAAGAGGTGGAGTCGGTAGAAGAGATGGCCGACGGCACCGTGGTCGCCAACCTCGAGTCGAAGAAGAAGGTCCAGGCCGATGCGCTGCTGTACGCTGTCGGTCGACAGGGCAACGTCGACGAACTGAACCTGGCGATGGTGGGCGTGGACTCCGACTCTCGCGGCCGCATCCCGGTCGACAAGGACTTCCGCACCAAGCAGCCGACGGTCTTCGCGGTGGGCGACGTGATCGGTTTCCCCTCGCTGGCGTCTGTAAGCATGGAGCAGGGCCGTATCGCCGCTGCCCGCGCCTTCGGCGACGAGAGCATCGTCTCCAACCCAAGCTTTTACCCCTACGGCATCTACACCATCCCCGAGATCAGCTTCATCGGCAAGACCGAGGAGCAACTCACCGAGGAAGACGTGCCGTACGAGGTGGGCGTCGCGTACTACCGTGAGATCGCCCGCGGCCAGATCCGGGGAGATACGACCGGACGCCTGAAGATCATCTTCCATCGCGAAAGCCACGCACTGCTTGGCGTTCACATCATAGGGGAGGGAGCCAGCGAACTGCTGCACATCGGGCAGGCCGTGATGGCTCTTGGAGGCAAACTCGACTACTTTGTCGAGACTGTCTTCAACTACCCGACGCTGGCCGAGTGCTACAAGGTAGCGGCCTTTAACGGTCTCAATCGTGTCGCCAACGTCTGA
- a CDS encoding MATE family efflux transporter, protein MGPFQRILKNLGAMFAGKIISIIQQVVIPPIFIYRYSTAGFGEWLALSGAVSALGMLNFGVQTYMNQDLAVRFQRGETQGYHIRQSTALRLLIGVVFTAAVLLLAFFAIPFDTLLKLHISRSAAQWALYLLALQVLFMILFGYLSGIFMGVAMAHRGAHWNNAQALASSLGLLVGVVLHAPFPVLAGIQLSCLLICSVGVLIDLRRTAPELFPSLRFWDGPAVKDILKGSGYFGLIEMSTFLTYSAPLLLLQRMAGPVAVAGFGLMRIIFSMCRQVLAMFTQSMGPEITNLFGRRDWPALTRLYDYSERLIFFLISLVNLSVLMLSPVIITLWVHKKAIAGAPHHNVSELFAVYPYVLSSALSIVISLKEHKFQFQFSTNTHVELAKVMFFSYLGMVVVSVGTIYYGGVTGFLWTWLAVETLQTVRLIRLNEKLFAHIEKIDTVYITRLLMICIACLFAAFAALTRTSTLPLVTQTLIAVLSAVLIGGLGWQVFHVREVFSSMMGRLTKRFA, encoded by the coding sequence ATGGGCCCATTTCAGCGAATCCTCAAAAACCTGGGTGCCATGTTCGCGGGCAAGATCATCTCCATCATTCAACAGGTGGTGATCCCGCCGATCTTCATCTACCGCTACAGCACTGCCGGATTCGGCGAATGGCTCGCTCTCTCCGGAGCGGTCTCCGCGCTCGGGATGCTCAACTTCGGCGTCCAGACCTACATGAACCAGGACCTTGCCGTCCGCTTCCAGCGCGGCGAGACCCAGGGCTACCATATTCGCCAGTCGACCGCGCTGCGGCTGCTCATCGGCGTCGTCTTCACGGCTGCCGTCCTGCTGCTCGCTTTCTTCGCGATTCCGTTCGACACGCTCCTCAAGCTCCACATCTCACGCTCCGCCGCACAGTGGGCGCTCTACCTCCTCGCCCTGCAGGTGCTGTTCATGATCCTCTTCGGATACCTGAGCGGCATCTTCATGGGAGTGGCCATGGCCCACCGGGGAGCCCACTGGAACAACGCGCAGGCCCTGGCCAGTTCGTTGGGATTGCTGGTCGGCGTTGTGCTCCACGCGCCGTTTCCGGTGTTGGCAGGGATCCAGCTCTCCTGCCTCCTCATCTGTTCCGTGGGCGTCCTCATCGACCTTCGCCGCACCGCGCCTGAGCTCTTTCCCAGCCTCCGCTTCTGGGACGGCCCCGCGGTCAAGGACATCCTCAAGGGCAGCGGCTACTTCGGCCTCATCGAGATGAGCACGTTCCTCACCTACTCGGCTCCGCTGCTCCTGCTGCAGCGCATGGCCGGCCCGGTGGCCGTGGCGGGCTTCGGCCTGATGCGAATCATCTTCTCCATGTGCCGGCAGGTGCTGGCGATGTTTACGCAGTCCATGGGGCCAGAGATTACCAACCTCTTCGGCCGCCGCGACTGGCCCGCTCTCACGCGTCTCTATGACTACTCCGAGCGGCTGATCTTCTTCCTCATCTCGCTGGTGAATCTCAGCGTCCTGATGCTTTCGCCGGTCATTATTACGCTCTGGGTGCATAAGAAGGCCATTGCGGGAGCGCCGCACCATAACGTCAGCGAACTCTTCGCGGTCTACCCTTATGTGCTGTCTTCGGCGCTTTCCATCGTGATCAGCCTCAAGGAGCACAAGTTCCAGTTCCAGTTCTCCACGAACACCCACGTTGAACTGGCCAAGGTGATGTTCTTCAGCTATCTCGGGATGGTGGTCGTCTCCGTCGGGACCATCTACTATGGCGGAGTCACCGGCTTCCTCTGGACGTGGCTCGCGGTCGAGACCCTGCAGACGGTGCGCCTCATCCGGCTGAACGAAAAGCTCTTTGCCCACATCGAGAAGATCGACACCGTCTACATCACCCGGCTGCTAATGATTTGCATCGCCTGCCTCTTCGCGGCGTTTGCCGCTTTGACCCGGACTTCGACCCTTCCGCTGGTGACTCAAACCCTGATCGCGGTCCTATCGGCTGTGTTGATCGGGGGGCTCGGTTGGCAGGTCTTCCATGTCCGGGAGGTCTTCTCCAGCATGATGGGACGCCTGACGAAGCGTTTTGCCTGA